One Oncorhynchus keta strain PuntledgeMale-10-30-2019 chromosome 11, Oket_V2, whole genome shotgun sequence DNA window includes the following coding sequences:
- the mat2b gene encoding methionine adenosyltransferase 2 subunit beta isoform X1, producing MNEKELKIHFTPGHVEVVQANVAIPYRRVLVTGATGLLGRAVYKEFQNNAWNTLGCGYRRAQPRFLRCNLTDEDAVRAVIRDFQPHVIVHCAAERRPDVVEQHTEAALNLNVHASGTLAKESAGVFLIYISTDYVFDGRNPPYGENDTPNPLNVYGKSKVAGESTVLRHSPGAAVLRVPILYGEVERVDESAVTVLWDKVQDGTESCNVEHCQQRFPTYVNDVARVCRQMAERRRQDPSIRGIFHYSGKEQMTKYEMACAIADAFNLPSSHLIPITEQPAGAAAQRPHNARLECSRLELLGLSVEPIPFKTAVRDSLWPFLYDKRWRQTVFH from the exons ATGAACGAAAAGGAACTTAAGATACATTTCACCCCAGGGCACGTGGAGGTGGTGCAG GCGAATGTGGCCATCCCCTATAGGCGTGTGCTAGTGACAGGGGCCACAGGGCTGCTTGGGCGTGCGGTTTATAAAGAGTTCCAGAATAATGCCTGGAACACCTTGGGATGTGGGTACAGACGGGCTCAGCCCCGCTTCCTACGATGCAACCTAACGGACGAGGATGCTGTGCGAGCTGTCATTCGAGACTTCCAG CCCCATGTGATTGTGCACTGTGCTGCGGAGAGGAGGCCAGATGTGGTAGAGCAGCACACAGAGGCAGCCCTGAACCTGAATGTCCATGCATCTGGGACTTTAGCTAAAGAGTCAG CTGGGGTCTTCCTCATCTACATCAGCACTGACTACGTGTTTGATGGTCGGAACCCTCCCTATGGAGAGAACGACACTCCTAATCCTTTAAATGTGTATGGCAAGTCCAAGGTAGCGGGGGAGAGTACGGTCCTGAGACACAGCCCTG GTGCGGCTGTGCTGCGAGTGCCCATACTGTACGGCGAGGTAGAGCGTGTGGATGAGAGCGCTGTGACGGTGCTGTGGGACAAGGTTCAGGATGGGACAGAGAGCTGCAATGTGGAGCACTGTCAGCAGCGCTTCCCCACCTACGTCAACGATGTGGCTCGAGTCTGCAGACAGATGGCTGAGCGGAGGCGCCAG GACCCATCAATACGAGGGATCTTCCATTACTCTGGAAAGGAACAAATGACCAAATATGAAATGGCCTGTGCGATTGCAGATGCTTTCAACCTGCCCAGCAGTCATTTGATACCG ATTACGGAGCAGCCTGCCGGTGCGGCGGCTCAGAGACCTCACAATGCCCGGCTGGAGTGTTCCCGTCTTGAGCTGCTGGGCCTCAGCGTGGAGCCCATCCCCTTTAAGACTGCAGTGAGGGATAGCCTCTGGCCCTTCCTGTACGACAAGCGCTGGAGGCAGACC
- the mat2b gene encoding methionine adenosyltransferase 2 subunit beta isoform X2, giving the protein MSEYKYGDYEANVAIPYRRVLVTGATGLLGRAVYKEFQNNAWNTLGCGYRRAQPRFLRCNLTDEDAVRAVIRDFQPHVIVHCAAERRPDVVEQHTEAALNLNVHASGTLAKESAGVFLIYISTDYVFDGRNPPYGENDTPNPLNVYGKSKVAGESTVLRHSPGAAVLRVPILYGEVERVDESAVTVLWDKVQDGTESCNVEHCQQRFPTYVNDVARVCRQMAERRRQDPSIRGIFHYSGKEQMTKYEMACAIADAFNLPSSHLIPITEQPAGAAAQRPHNARLECSRLELLGLSVEPIPFKTAVRDSLWPFLYDKRWRQTVFH; this is encoded by the exons ATGTCGGAATATAAATACGGAGATTACGAG GCGAATGTGGCCATCCCCTATAGGCGTGTGCTAGTGACAGGGGCCACAGGGCTGCTTGGGCGTGCGGTTTATAAAGAGTTCCAGAATAATGCCTGGAACACCTTGGGATGTGGGTACAGACGGGCTCAGCCCCGCTTCCTACGATGCAACCTAACGGACGAGGATGCTGTGCGAGCTGTCATTCGAGACTTCCAG CCCCATGTGATTGTGCACTGTGCTGCGGAGAGGAGGCCAGATGTGGTAGAGCAGCACACAGAGGCAGCCCTGAACCTGAATGTCCATGCATCTGGGACTTTAGCTAAAGAGTCAG CTGGGGTCTTCCTCATCTACATCAGCACTGACTACGTGTTTGATGGTCGGAACCCTCCCTATGGAGAGAACGACACTCCTAATCCTTTAAATGTGTATGGCAAGTCCAAGGTAGCGGGGGAGAGTACGGTCCTGAGACACAGCCCTG GTGCGGCTGTGCTGCGAGTGCCCATACTGTACGGCGAGGTAGAGCGTGTGGATGAGAGCGCTGTGACGGTGCTGTGGGACAAGGTTCAGGATGGGACAGAGAGCTGCAATGTGGAGCACTGTCAGCAGCGCTTCCCCACCTACGTCAACGATGTGGCTCGAGTCTGCAGACAGATGGCTGAGCGGAGGCGCCAG GACCCATCAATACGAGGGATCTTCCATTACTCTGGAAAGGAACAAATGACCAAATATGAAATGGCCTGTGCGATTGCAGATGCTTTCAACCTGCCCAGCAGTCATTTGATACCG ATTACGGAGCAGCCTGCCGGTGCGGCGGCTCAGAGACCTCACAATGCCCGGCTGGAGTGTTCCCGTCTTGAGCTGCTGGGCCTCAGCGTGGAGCCCATCCCCTTTAAGACTGCAGTGAGGGATAGCCTCTGGCCCTTCCTGTACGACAAGCGCTGGAGGCAGACC